A stretch of DNA from Paenibacillus sp. FSL W8-0186:
CTTTCTGCATAGCAAGCAGGACACGACTTGGTTCGCTTCGTTTGGAGGAGCAGGCGGACTGCGTAGAAACCAGGAAGCCCTCCTCCTCCAGCATATGAAGCATCGCCTCGGCCTTTATTCCCGGATAGGAGAAATGCACGATATGCGGCGCTCCATCGGGGCTGGAATTGACCACAAGGCCAGGCAAGCCTGCCAGTCCTTCATGGAGTTCGCGGCTCAGCTTGGACCAGTGCGAAGCAAGAGCAGGTTGGCGTTCCGCCGCCATTCTCATCGCCTTCGTCATACCAACAATGTACGGAATGTTCTCAGTACCGGAGCGCAGCCCTCCTTCCTGCCCACCGCCTGTCAGCAGCTGTGTCAGATGCACTCCTTCCCTGACATACAGGAGGCCGGTTCCTTTAGGTCCGCGGAATTTATGAGCCGATAAACTATACAGGTCAATCCTGCTGTCCTGAATGGACAGCGGCAGCTTGCCGAATCCTTGAACGCCGTCAACATGGAAGAGAACCCGGGGATGACGATTCTTCAAAGCTCTGCCGATTTCAGCGATTGGCTGAACCGCCCCAACCTCGTTATTGACATGCATGACGGACACAAGCACCGTGTTATCTGTTACCGCCGCTAGGACATCCTCGACCCGTACAGCACCGTTGGCCTGTACCGGCACATAAGTCACCTCGCACCCCTGCTGTTCTAGATGTCTGCAGGTCTCATATACGGAAGCATGCTCTACCGTGGTTGTCACGATATGATTTCCACGCTGGCGGTACCGGGCCATCGCGCCCCTGATTGCCAAATTGTTGCTCTCCGTGGCTCCCGACGTAAACACGATTTCCCCCGGATTAACCTGAAGCGCATGCGCGCACACTTCTCTGGCTTTGGACAACAGCTTCCCGCTGTCTTCTCCCATACGATGCAAGGAGGACGGGTTCCCAAAGTGTTGGGCCATCACTTCTCCAACGGTACGAATAACGTCTTCATAGGGCGGCGTAGTAGCTGCGTGATCAAAATACTTCATTTCATCCCCCCTAATGAACAATATAATCCTTGTCTATTGTAACGGATTCCTAACGATATCGTCATTGTCAAAAAAAAGACCAAATGGGAAATCGCAGCGAATCAGCGTTTTCTCAAATGATCTCTGACTTCTTGCTATAACGAATATAAGCCCAGCACTTGCCCGCAAGCCCCTAAGCCTGATACTTCAATTGAGCAGTTTCAATCTTTCTAATATAATTCTGCGTTTCCTTCGGGAGCAAGTGCAGCTTCTCCATCAATTCCTGGTCATTGCTGATACCAAGACGCTGGACACGCCCAGGTCCTGCGTTATAAGCAGCCAACGCTGTCTTTACACCGCCGAAACGCTGAAGCTGATAGGACAGGTAGCGCGTGCCTCCGTCGATATTCTGGGCAGGATCAAACGGGTTGCTTACGCCCAATCCTTTGGCCGTTCCATCCATGAGCTGCATCAGCCCTTTGGCTCCCGCAGAGGAGACCGCATTGGAATTAAAGGAGGATTCGGTCTCAATGACGGCCTTAATCAAGCTCTCCGCTACACCGTAAGCCCGGCTGGCACGGCTGATGAGCTCGTCGATATCCCTTCCCGCGCCTGTCGGTGCCGACAAACCAGTGATTGAACTAGAAGCTTCAACCGGAAGCGATGCCATGTCTGCATCACTGTATGTAGTTTGCCCGATAAAATACCATAAGGCATCCTCAAGCGAGCCCGGCAGCATCCCGCCGGCAGCAGGCAAGCCGCCCTGCGCCAATGTCTGCTCTTGTCCTTCCGCCACCATTAATTCTTTCAGCAATATATCGAATAAAGAACCTTCACTTCCGGAAGAGGTTCTTTGAACAGAAGTGCCTTGAAGGTCGATATCATTCATCATTTGGAGCTGAATCAGCTGTCCCATCGTACGCGTATCGATTTCCATCTTGTTCTTAACTCCTCTTTCTCCCCATGGAATGCTATATCCTATATTTTACACTTGAAATGCGACAATAACCACCTTTTTTCGAAAAATTATTTCGTTTACCCGAAAAGACCTTCGTCTGAATAGACGAAGGTCTTTTCCAATACTGAGAAACCTGGAATTAACGAGTAAAAGGAATCAAAAAGAAATAGCTGAGCGTAGCGATGGCGCCAAGGCCGATCGCCCAGGCTCCTGAGGTTTTGCTTCCCTGGCTGTACGCGTAAAATCCCATAATTGCGGCAAGGGGCCCGAGCACAATTGACCAAACAAATAAAGATGCGATGCCTAAACCTACGCCAACATAGCCAACGGTTCGGCTTGCCGTGCCAGTATCTGCGCCTGCATCGTCCTGATCCGCTTCACGGTCTGTCCGGGAGCTTTCGTACGTTCTTGTCGGAGCAACCTCGGCGGAATATTCCTCCTCGTGTGTTCGGCGGGGATAGTCCACCCGCTTCGGATCGCCTGTCAGTTCTTCATCATCAAGGATATTCTCCACATAATCCTTATTCTCATCCGTCATCTTCTGCACCTCCAAAAGTATTATGACTTGCTTTGTTACGATGATTTCGGCTTAAACGTATGACAGCATGTAGCGGCGGATGAACTAGCGGTATCCTTATGCTCGCTATCAAAAGCTTCGCCTGCGAATTCCGCATTATATTTGCGGTCTGCATGCTTGTCGATATCGATCATGATCAGATCCGCATTGCAATAATTCTGCTCCCCCCAATAAGCGCAATTCGATACGCTGCATCTGACAATTGGTTTATTTTCATTTGGCATATTGATCACCTCGCATACATTTTCCCCCGACGGTATGCCGGATATGCGGCCGAATTTATGTCAAATCGATACAGAAGCTCAGGAATAAAATGAAGGCAAAATCCTCAACCTACAGTTACATGAAACTACAGCAGGAGGGATGATCCATGAAATGGGGCAGATGGGTCGCTATTGGAGTGTCCGGTGTGGCAGCCATCACGGTCTTGGCGTTGTTGCCGCAGTTTAATATTGGCCCACAGCAGCAAGCGGGACAGCAGCGGACTAAACAGCAAATTATGCAAAATACGAAGCAGACAGAGGTGCCCAGGCCCGCAGAAGAAAAGCAGTTGAAGCAGTTGATGCTGCGCCGGGACGTCACAGCGACAGAAAGGCTGGCCAGACTTGATGCCAAAAGACATTTGCAGGCGCTGGCCGAAGGAATCAAGGATTCCTCGTTATCAAAGCTGTCCGCCGATATCCGGGAACTGCAAAAAGGGCATAAGCAGTTTCGTTCGATTATGCTGTACAGCTCTACGGGAAAGGACAAGCATTTCCGCGGCAGCAATGAACGAACCGCCCCAGATGTACAGGAGCAGACAAATTACTATGTCGCCCTGGCGCGAAAAGCGCTCCGCAAATCCGAGCCTTATGAATCGCCTGTGTTTCCGGAAAAGGACCCGCATTTTTTTGTCATTGCCGAGCCTTCCAAACATAACAAAGATGGAATCATCGCCGTCATGGATACCCACATTCTAAGACGCGTCAAAGAACATCAAGACAAAAATCTGCGCTTGATCCCTTATCCGAAGGAGGGCAAATACAAAATCGAGTCGGTGCATGCCGATACGCTTAAAGACCTAACTGTCAAAACCGGGCATGACAATGAAAAAGCAAGCCATTTTTATGAAAATGAAATCGTCGTGACCTTTAAAGAACCTCCGTCCGACCAACAGCTCGCCCAAATCCAGAAGGATATTAAAGCAAAACATACGAATAAGCCGCGGTCGATTCGCAACACCTATATTTTTCAATCGGATAGCATGAGCATGGACGAGCTGAAAAAATACTTCGTCCAGAAATGGCGCCCGGCCTTTATCGAGCCGCATTATTTGTATATGACGAATGAAACAGCGCCCGCGGCCGATTCGCCGGAAATTCCTAATGATTTGCTGTTTTCGGAGTACCAGTGGAATTTGCCCATCATCGAAACGAACCGGGGCTGGAAATTGTCTAAGGGCAGCAATGACGTCATCGTTGGAGTTGTCGATACCGGCGTGGATCTGTCTCACCCTGATCTGGAGGGACGGCTGCTAAAAGGATATAATGTCATCGACCCCGACAAGGATCCTACGGACGATGTAGGACACGGCACGCATGTCGCCGGCATCATTTCAGCCAACGTAAACAACAATGAGGGTATCGCGGGAATGACGTGGGGCGGCAAAATATTGCCGGTTAAGGCGCTGGATCAGTCCGGCTCGGGTACGACCTACTCCGTTGCCCAGGGCATTATATGGGCTGTGGACAACGGGGCCAAAGTTATCAATATGAGTCTTGGCAACTATGCGGATGCCCAATTCCTGCATGAAGCCATCAAGTATGCCTTCGACAAGGACGTCGTTCTGGTCGCGGCCACCGGCAATGACAATACGGAGCGGCCGGGATATCCGGCTGCATATCCCGAAGTGCTGTCCGTGTCGGCTACCGACAACAATTTAAAGAAAGCGTCGTTCTCCAATTACGGCGACTATGTTGACGTAGTCGCTCCCGGTGAAAGCATTGCCAGTACGTATCCCGATAACCAGTACGCCGCATTGTCGGGCACCTCGATGGCTAGTCCGCATGTGGCCGCACTTGCCGCTTTGATACGGTCCATCAATCCGGATCTGAAAAATACGGAGGTCATGGACATTATCCGCAGCAACGTCATCGATCTCGGCGATCCCGGCCATGACAATATGTACGGATATGGACAGATCGACGTGTTCGCGGCGCTGGAAGCTGCCGGAGGCAGCGGGGCTCCGCTGCAGCTGTGGCCCCAGCATATCGACCAGAAGCTAAGGCGGCTGTTGGAAGATCCTTTCCGCCGTTAAAAGAAAAAGAAGATCGCTGCGGTTATACGCTTAGCGATCTTCTTTGATTTGAGTTAAGAATAGGAACAGCGCTATGACTGTTCAAATAAAATATGTTGCAGTGATGAAAGTTTGCCATAAGCCGGGTTCTGTACTGTTCGCGGTAATCGGGAACTACCCTCCCGCTAGTAAGTGACAATCATCTATCTAGGCCGTGCATTACTGCACGGCTCCAGCGACCAACCTAGACGCGCTTCGGGCGAAAGCTGCCTGTGCCTGCAGGCGCAAGCTGCGTCTCATTAGGTCTTGCTCCAGGTGGGGTTTACCAGGAACGAAGTCACCAGCGTTCCTCGGGGTCTCTTACACCTCGGTTCCATCCTTGCCTGTGCACGCCTTGCGGCGGCCATCGGCGGTCCGTTTCTGTGGCACTATCCTTCGGCTCGCGCCGACTGGACATTATCCAGCACCCTGCCCTTTGGAGCCCGGACTTTCCTCCCGCGGCGAATAGCCGCCGGCGATTGTCTGTCAAACTTTCGAAGGCAACATTAAATAGTATACAGGGATTGCTCTGCAATCACAAGTATAAATCAGCGCCAATGCTGACGTTTTCTGCCAATGCCAGCATTTTGACATCAGCGGAATGCAAACGGCTCCGTATCGATGGCCGATGCATGAACCTTTGTCTCATACTTGTGCTCGGCAAATTTATCGGCAAGCCAGGCCGCCACTTTTGCTTTCATGATTTTCTCCGCGTTATGCCCTGGATCAATCAAGGTAATACCCGCCATAAGCGCGTCCTGGGCGGTATGGTAGTCGATATCTCCGGTAACAAGCACATCCGCCCCCCGGAACTGGGCATGCCTCCAGTAGCGCCCTCCCGAGCCGCCGACGACAGCCGCCTTCTTGATCTGCCGGTTCAAGTCCCCGACGACCCGTACGGCCGGAACATCCAGCTTCTCTTTCACCCGCTCGACAAATGCCCCCAGCGTGACAGGCTCGGCAACCCGGCCGACTCTCCCTAATCCAAGGCTCCGTCCTTTCAAGTCCATTGGATAAAGATCATAGGCCACTTCTTCATAAGGATGATTTTTGAGCATGGCCTGAATGACCTTATTCCTCACGCTGTCAGTGATAATCGTCTCGATGCGGACTTCCTCCGCCCGCTCCAGCTTGCCCTGCTCTCCCAGGTATGGATCAGTTCCCTCCCTAGGCAGGAACGTGCCGTATCCTTCGATATTGAAGCTGCAGTGGCTGTAGTTGCCGATCCACCCCGCCCCGGCATTCAGAATCGCATCCAGCACTTTCTGATGGTGGTTCTTCGGCACGAATACGACCAATTTGTACAGCTTGTCCGTATGAATATCTTCCAGCGGGGCCGTATTCTCAATACCCAGCGCCTCTGCCATCCAGTCATTCATTCCGCCTTCCGTTACATCTAGGTTCGTATGGCTGATGTAGACAGCGATGTCATTCTTGATCAGCTTCTCATAGACCTTCCCCATCGGCGAATCGGTTTGTAGACCCGCTAACGGCCTGTAAATAATCGCATGATGTGCGATGATTAAGTCCGCACCAAGCGCAATGGCCTCATCGACCACCTCTTCGTTTACATCCAAAGCGACGAGCACATTGCGGACTTCCTTTTGCAGCGTCCCAAGCTGCAGCCCGATTTTATCGCCCTCCATAGCGACATGCTTCGGAGCCAGCTGCTCCATATACTGGATTACGGTTTGACCTTTGGCAAACATGCCAGCACCTCCTTAAGCTGTTTGATCAATAAACTTAACTCCTGCTCCTTTTTCTGGGAGGCCGGAAGCTGGGAGCCCGCGACGGAACGCTGAATGTTCTCGAGTTTGGAAATTTCGGCATTCCATTTATTCAGGAACACATCGCCGACCTGCACGGTTAACCTCGGCCCCATCATCAATAACAATTCCTTCGTTAACACGGCTCCGCTCTTGTCACTCTCGTCCTGCCCTTGCTGCAGCAGCCTTTGCTTATACAGCTCTTCATTCAGTCCGGCTGCACCGGGAACGGCATCCGCCGTAATGATCTCGTATATTTTACCGTCTTCCGCCACAATCGTCTCATCTGTAACATACCAATCATGCTCCAGCAGCCAGCGCCTAACGAAATCCTCCCCAACATTTGGCTGTAAAATGAGCCGCTTAACACCTGCAAGCTTATCTACTCCCGCCTCTAATATGGAGCTGATTAAGGCGCCTCCCATACCCGCAATCGTAATCGCGTCCACTTCGCCGGGAGCAATCACCTCCAAACCGTCTCCCTTGCGGACGGATACCGATTGACTTAGTCCCGCTTCCGCTACCTGTCTTCTCGCAGCCTCCAGCGGCCCGTCATTGACCTCTCCGGCAACGGCAGATACCGCTGCACCGTGCTTTACTGCCCATACGGGCAGCAGCGCATGATCGGAGCCAATATCTGCAAAACGGCAGCCCGGAGGCAATCTGTCCGCGATATGCTGTAACCTTGATGATAATTTCATCCGAGTCATTACTCCCTCCATCCAACAAATATCCGCACCATTTTCATTTGCATTGGGCCAGGAAAAAAGCTAAAATAAAATCAGCAAGAAAAAATAGGAAAAAAGTAAAACTAATGTAAACCATATGCCGCTTTCCTGAAAAAAAAGACCTTTCTGCTGCTGCAGAAGGGTCAGGGTTGCACGACCTATTCCAAGAAATCCTTCAACCGTTTACTGCGGCTAGGATGGCGAAGCTTGCGCAATGCTTTCGCTTCGATTTGACGAATTCTTTCCCGTGTCACGCCAAATACTTTGCCGACTTCCTCCAGCGTTCTCGTCCGGCCGTCATCCAGGCCGAAGCGCAGGCGCAGGACGTTCTCTTCCCGTTCGGTCAATGTATCCAGCACATCCTCCAACTGCTCCTTCAGCAGCTCATAAGCCGCGGCATCCGCAGGAGCCAACGCCTCCTGATCCTCAATGAAGTCCCCCAGATGCGAATCATCTTCTTCGCCGATCGGCGTTTCCAGCGATACGGGTTCTTGTGCTATTTTCATGATCTCACGAACTTTTTCAACGCTAAGCTCCATCTCCGCTGCAATTTCTTCCGGCGTCGGTTCGCGCCCCAGCTCCTGCAGCAATTGACGAGAAACGCGGATTAGCTTATTGATCGTCTCAACCATATGCACCGGAATACGGATCGTACGGGCTTGGTCGGCGATGGCCCGCGTGATGGCCTGGCGAATCCACCATGTCGCATAGGTACTGAATTTAAAGCCCTTCTTGAAGTCGAACTTCTCCACCGCTTTAATCAAACCCATGTTTCCTTCTTGAATCAAATCCAGAAAGAGCATGCCGCGGCCTACATAACGTTTCGCAATGCTGACCACGAGTCTAAGGTTAGCTTCAGCCAAACGGCGCTTCGCTTCCTCATCGCCGTTCTCAATGCGTTTGGCCAGCTCGATTTCGTCATCGGCCGAGAGCAGAGGCACTCTGCCAATTTCCTTTAAATACATGCGTACCGGGTCGTTGATTTTGATGCCGGGAGGCAATGTCAAATCATCATCAAAGCTGAATTCGTCGCTGTCGCTGCGACCTTCATCATCGCCGCGATGGCCGAGCTCATCATCGCTGTCATTTACAACATCTATTCCCAAATCCCCTAAATGCTCAAAAAACTCGTCCATTTGCTCAGGATCCTGATCGAAAGGCGAAAGCTTCTCCATAAT
This window harbors:
- a CDS encoding cysteine desulfurase family protein, encoding MKYFDHAATTPPYEDVIRTVGEVMAQHFGNPSSLHRMGEDSGKLLSKAREVCAHALQVNPGEIVFTSGATESNNLAIRGAMARYRQRGNHIVTTTVEHASVYETCRHLEQQGCEVTYVPVQANGAVRVEDVLAAVTDNTVLVSVMHVNNEVGAVQPIAEIGRALKNRHPRVLFHVDGVQGFGKLPLSIQDSRIDLYSLSAHKFRGPKGTGLLYVREGVHLTQLLTGGGQEGGLRSGTENIPYIVGMTKAMRMAAERQPALASHWSKLSRELHEGLAGLPGLVVNSSPDGAPHIVHFSYPGIKAEAMLHMLEEEGFLVSTQSACSSKRSEPSRVLLAMQKGKDCSLSGIRISLGEEHTEEDVRQLLGAVKRTMERLQIVKGGNR
- a CDS encoding lytic transglycosylase domain-containing protein, translated to MEIDTRTMGQLIQLQMMNDIDLQGTSVQRTSSGSEGSLFDILLKELMVAEGQEQTLAQGGLPAAGGMLPGSLEDALWYFIGQTTYSDADMASLPVEASSSITGLSAPTGAGRDIDELISRASRAYGVAESLIKAVIETESSFNSNAVSSAGAKGLMQLMDGTAKGLGVSNPFDPAQNIDGGTRYLSYQLQRFGGVKTALAAYNAGPGRVQRLGISNDQELMEKLHLLPKETQNYIRKIETAQLKYQA
- a CDS encoding DUF1540 domain-containing protein — its product is MPNENKPIVRCSVSNCAYWGEQNYCNADLIMIDIDKHADRKYNAEFAGEAFDSEHKDTASSSAATCCHTFKPKSS
- a CDS encoding S8 family peptidase, with the protein product MKWGRWVAIGVSGVAAITVLALLPQFNIGPQQQAGQQRTKQQIMQNTKQTEVPRPAEEKQLKQLMLRRDVTATERLARLDAKRHLQALAEGIKDSSLSKLSADIRELQKGHKQFRSIMLYSSTGKDKHFRGSNERTAPDVQEQTNYYVALARKALRKSEPYESPVFPEKDPHFFVIAEPSKHNKDGIIAVMDTHILRRVKEHQDKNLRLIPYPKEGKYKIESVHADTLKDLTVKTGHDNEKASHFYENEIVVTFKEPPSDQQLAQIQKDIKAKHTNKPRSIRNTYIFQSDSMSMDELKKYFVQKWRPAFIEPHYLYMTNETAPAADSPEIPNDLLFSEYQWNLPIIETNRGWKLSKGSNDVIVGVVDTGVDLSHPDLEGRLLKGYNVIDPDKDPTDDVGHGTHVAGIISANVNNNEGIAGMTWGGKILPVKALDQSGSGTTYSVAQGIIWAVDNGAKVINMSLGNYADAQFLHEAIKYAFDKDVVLVAATGNDNTERPGYPAAYPEVLSVSATDNNLKKASFSNYGDYVDVVAPGESIASTYPDNQYAALSGTSMASPHVAALAALIRSINPDLKNTEVMDIIRSNVIDLGDPGHDNMYGYGQIDVFAALEAAGGSGAPLQLWPQHIDQKLRRLLEDPFRR
- a CDS encoding Nif3-like dinuclear metal center hexameric protein: MFAKGQTVIQYMEQLAPKHVAMEGDKIGLQLGTLQKEVRNVLVALDVNEEVVDEAIALGADLIIAHHAIIYRPLAGLQTDSPMGKVYEKLIKNDIAVYISHTNLDVTEGGMNDWMAEALGIENTAPLEDIHTDKLYKLVVFVPKNHHQKVLDAILNAGAGWIGNYSHCSFNIEGYGTFLPREGTDPYLGEQGKLERAEEVRIETIITDSVRNKVIQAMLKNHPYEEVAYDLYPMDLKGRSLGLGRVGRVAEPVTLGAFVERVKEKLDVPAVRVVGDLNRQIKKAAVVGGSGGRYWRHAQFRGADVLVTGDIDYHTAQDALMAGITLIDPGHNAEKIMKAKVAAWLADKFAEHKYETKVHASAIDTEPFAFR
- a CDS encoding class I SAM-dependent methyltransferase, which translates into the protein MKLSSRLQHIADRLPPGCRFADIGSDHALLPVWAVKHGAAVSAVAGEVNDGPLEAARRQVAEAGLSQSVSVRKGDGLEVIAPGEVDAITIAGMGGALISSILEAGVDKLAGVKRLILQPNVGEDFVRRWLLEHDWYVTDETIVAEDGKIYEIITADAVPGAAGLNEELYKQRLLQQGQDESDKSGAVLTKELLLMMGPRLTVQVGDVFLNKWNAEISKLENIQRSVAGSQLPASQKKEQELSLLIKQLKEVLACLPKVKP
- the rpoD gene encoding RNA polymerase sigma factor RpoD — encoded protein: MANDQHTESETELTLDQVKDQLVELGKKRSSLTYKEIMEKLSPFDQDPEQMDEFFEHLGDLGIDVVNDSDDELGHRGDDEGRSDSDEFSFDDDLTLPPGIKINDPVRMYLKEIGRVPLLSADDEIELAKRIENGDEEAKRRLAEANLRLVVSIAKRYVGRGMLFLDLIQEGNMGLIKAVEKFDFKKGFKFSTYATWWIRQAITRAIADQARTIRIPVHMVETINKLIRVSRQLLQELGREPTPEEIAAEMELSVEKVREIMKIAQEPVSLETPIGEEDDSHLGDFIEDQEALAPADAAAYELLKEQLEDVLDTLTEREENVLRLRFGLDDGRTRTLEEVGKVFGVTRERIRQIEAKALRKLRHPSRSKRLKDFLE